A genomic stretch from Scheffersomyces stipitis CBS 6054 chromosome 6, complete sequence includes:
- a CDS encoding predicted protein, which translates to MSTIGGIAPAPEFSKKLSYPIPPDLEDYEKFSELKRKLIKPENIEKVKESWKRLLVAIEKKVEEIKNAKDSYIPEIEWKTIKENGNKFPEDIGKLFEERGCLIVRNVLDKDTVRGWYQQLSDFVSKHPDVGGYPNPITNWFVFWNKAMIEARSHPEITQLMSVMSQFFYVKDSNLPIDKDSQIVYPDAFRIRSPGQETTLDLHLDSGSIERWEDEGYRRVYAPIFEGRWEDFEPFELDSRSFAKSDLYSHLKTRPTATSAFRTLQGWLALTSVKSGEGTIRFLPNIKLVTAYSILRPFFWRDDGEIDIETPKFPGAIVGSGQFFLSEKLHPHLKPLESVISIPYANESDYIFWHCDVAHEVDKVHNGKNISSVFYNALCPLAPYNVDNMIATRRAFYRAECPRDFIKDRTQSGPSEGDFPGEHGDERNILTDVGLRALGLKQFELEEEGLSAGQRRIRNFANNAMKTGIYNEKELYNYMR; encoded by the coding sequence ATGTCTACTATAGGGGGAATTGCTCCTGCTCCAGaattttcaaagaaattATCTTACCCAATTCCACCTGACCTTGAAGATTACGAGAAGTTTTCTGAGCTCAAGAGAAAATTGATCAAGCCTGAAAATATAGAAAAAGTGAAGGAGTCTTGGAAAAGACTATTAGTTGCAATTGAGAAAAAGGTCGAAGAAATAAAAAATGCAAAAGATTCATACATTCCTGAAATTGAATGGAAAACTATCAAGGAGAATGGTAATAAATTTCCAGAAGATATTGGAAAGttgtttgaagaaagaggatGTCTAATAGTTCGCAATGTTCTCGACAAAGATACTGTTCGTGGTTGGTACCAGCAACTATCTGATTTTGTTTCAAAGCATCCTGATGTAGGTGGATACCCGAACCCGATTACAAACTGGTTTGTATTCTGGAATAAGGCTATGATAGAAGCTAGATCACATCCTGAAATCACCCAATTGATGAGTGTAATGtctcaattcttctatGTAAAAGATAGTAATTTACCAATCGACAAGGATTCCCAGATAGTTTATCCAGATGCTTTTAGAATCAGAAGTCCTGGACAAGAAACAACTTTAGATTTACATTTGGATTCTGGCTCTATTGAACGTTGGGAAGATGAAGGGTACAGAAGAGTATATGCACCAATTTTCGAAGGCAGATGGGAAGATTTCGAGCCATTCGAATTAGACCTGAGATCTTTTGCTAAATCAGATTTATATTCTCATTTAAAGACAAGACCAACAGCTACATCGGCATTTAGAACTTTGCAAGGTTGGCTAGCATTAACTTCGGTCAAAAGCGGAGAAGGTACTATTAGATTTTTACCTAACATTAAGTTAGTTACTGCTTACCTGATTCTCAGACCATTCTTTTGGAGAGATGATGGTGAAATTGACATAGAAACTCCTAAGTTTCCTGGAGCAATTGTTGGTTCTGGCCAGTTTTTCTTGAGTGAAAAACTCCACCCCCACCTCAAGCCTTTGGAATCGGTGATAAGCATCCCATACGCAAATGAGAGTGACTATATATTCTGGCATTGCGACGTTGCCCATGAGGTTGACAAAGTCCACAATGGAAAGAACATCTCTTCAGTATTTTACAATGCCTTGTGTCCATTAGCTCCATACAATGTGGACAATATGATAGCCACTAGAAGAGCTTTCTACAGGGCAGAATGTCCAAGAGATTTCATTAAAGATCGTACTCAAAGTGGTCCTTCTGAAGGTGACTTCCCTGGTGAGCACGGCGATGAAAGAAATATTCTTACTGATGTTGGTTTGAGGGCTTTAGGTTTAAAACAGTTTGAGCTCGAAGAGGAAGGGTTGTCCGCTggtcaaagaagaattagaaaCTTTGCCAATAATGCAATGAAAACTGGTATTTATAATGAAAAAGAGTTATATAACTATATGAGATGA
- a CDS encoding predicted protein (go_component nucleus~go_function transcription factor activity; zinc ion binding~go_process regulation of transcription, DNA-dependent), translating into MNMSSFDVGTGSVQKPRKTQRAPKSCYQCSKKRVKCNKQIPCQNCIKRGQECFQEAVIVKGVILNDTKFDLTEKLKTENEFLHEKIQRLEAKLSRQDVKSMQSMGSVVNRDYVDKLGTGARLVSRDLLPGSDVIDTDTERLTSAKLEKLSRFVTRDVSRKLVEFNLENLYLVHSAVHPNSFLKEHELYWNDNSRPKHLNYEVNLSQNQYLWMAIWYAMISGALYTLDTDLESYLGLTSEGYFEMAKISSLVSLECLHRGQFLRIPNIRSIQAFCVLASCFHGFSGIHLQNSLLSCMIYIGQSLNLHRLSLSQAESLVDYEVSCRLWWILVVIDFLEDVHRQTILSDNFQTPIPRNISEDDLNSGDLNVTETDEFTCITYNQMIMKLSRIKKSLYYEDNAETSKFTFNQLNLADLELLKLQSTISNQILKLKDPKRSTRFAIFLTEVKLAHERLLVNRMVISHVSKEKWLSEYRYKCVSFAITVISKFNDKSLPFYFKKYWMTSEHSINAIVFLILDLVLHQSPRGERSYRLKLINECINILVLLKRTHTTVSRGLRIVEALLIMLQQSGRSKFTNMSETAEISNTISALKSTPRIYGSVEVKGPLKPENEQLIFKNYDESSETILNDLLQDNNWQQFLEWINSNSMKQ; encoded by the coding sequence ATGAATATGTCGTCATTTGATGTAGGAACTGGGTCAGTTCAAAAACCAAGGAAGACCCAGCGAGCTCCCAAAAGTTGTTACCAGTGCTCCAAAAAACGTGTGAAGTGCAACAAACAAATACCTTGCCAAAACTGCATCAAGCGGGGACAAGAATGCTTTCAGGAGGCCGTAATTGTCAAAGGAGTCATTTTAAACGACACCAAGTTCGACCtaactgaaaaattgaaaacagAGAACGAATTCTTGCATGAGAAAATCCAACGCTTGGAAGCCAAGCTATCCCGACAGGATGTAAAACTGATGCAATCAATGGGATCCGTTGTTAATAGAGATTATGTAGACAAGCTTGGTACCGGGGCTCGATTGGTTTCTCGTGATCTTTTACCAGGCTCAGATGTTATCGACACAGATACAGAGAGACTAACCAGTGCAAAATTAGAAAAACTATCGAGGTTCGTCACCCGAGATGTGTCAAGGAAATTGGTAGAGTTCAATTTGGAGAATCTTTATTTGGTTCATTCGGCAGTACATCCAAATTCCTTTCTAAAGGAGCATGAATTATATTGGAACGACAATTCAAGACCTAAGCATTTGAACTACGAGGTTAACCTCTCACAAAACCAGTATTTATGGATGGCTATTTGGTATGCGATGATAAGCGGCGCACTATACACTTTGGACACTGATTTAGAGCTGTATTTGGGCTTAACTTCGGAGGGATATTTTGAGATGGCTaaaatttcttctcttgtatCTCTAGAGTGTCTACATAGAGGGCAGTTTTTGAGAATTCCTAATATTCGTTCAATCCAGGCATTTTGCGTATTAGCTTCATGCTTCCATGGTTTTTCCGGAATACACTTACAGAACTCTTTACTATCTTGCATGATATACATTGGCCAATCCTTGAACTTACACAGGCTTAGCTTGCTGCAAGCAGAAAGTTTAGTAGACTATGAAGTATCTTGCAGATTGTGGTGGATACTTGTTGTTATAGATTTCCTCGAGGATGTCCATAGGCAAACAATTCTTTCAGATAATTTCCAAACACCAATACCAAGAAATATCAGTGAAGATGATCTCAATTCTGGAGATTTAAACGTTACAGAGACCGACGAATTTACATGTATTACTTACAATCAGATGATCATGAAATTATCAAGAATAAAAAAGAGTTTGTATTATGAGGATAACGCAGAAACTAGCAAGTTCACCTTCAACCAATTGAACTTAGcagatttggaattgttaAAGTTGCAAAGCACGATTTCAAACCAAATTTTGAAACTCAAAGATCCAAAGCGATCAACTAGATTTGCCATATTTTTGACGGAAGTGAAATTAGCTCATGAAAGATTACTTGTCAATAGAATGGTTATTAGCCATGTAAGCAAGGAAAAATGGTTATCGGAATATAGATACAAATGTGTATCTTTCGCTATAACGGTGATCAGCAAATTTAACGACAAGAGCCTACCTTTTTATTTCAAAAAGTACTGGATGACTAGTGAACATTCGATAAATGCAATAGTGTTCTTAATCTTGGACCTAGTATTGCACCAACTGCCCAGAGGTGAGCGTTCCTACAGACTAAAATTGATCAACGAATGTATTAATATATTGGTGTTGCTAAAGAGAACTCATACGACTGTTTCTCGGGGATTGAGAATAGTGGAAGCTTTGCTCATAATGTTACAACAAAGCGGCCGTTCAAAATTTACTAATATGTCAGAGACTGCAGAGATCAGCAACACCATTAGCGCCTTAAAATCGACACCTCGTATTTACGGTAGTGTTGAAGTTAAGGGCCCATTAAAACCAGAGAATGAACAattgatattcaaaaattATGATGAAAGTTCAGAGACTATTTTAAATGACTTGTTGCAAGACAATAATTGGCAGCAGTTTCTTGAATGGATTAATTCAAATAGTATGAAGCAATGA
- the XUT5 gene encoding putative xylose transporter (go_component integral to membrane~go_function transporter activity~go_process transport), with protein sequence MTERSIGPLIPRNKHLFYGSVLLMSIVHPTIMGYDSMMVGSILNLDAYVNYFHLTAATTGLNTAAVWLGQVIATLTVISYFNDKFGRRSSVCISIAISLVGVALQSAAQNIEMFIIGRIVIGFGISIGFVSSTILVSELAPPDKRGFILGLSFTSFLVGSLIAAGVTYGTRNAPGDWCWRIPSIIQGAPDIVAIINILFISESPRWLIAKERFSEAREIISIISDVPIEDAHEECEKIHAHIQTEKTAFPGNKWKQMVSSKSNTRRVIILFTQAIVTEMAGSSVGSYYFSIILTQAGVKDSNDRLRVNIVMSSWSLVIALSGCLMFDRIGRKMQSLISLSGMIICFIVLGVLVKEYGDGHSKSGSYAAVAMMFLFTGFYSFTFTPLNSLYPPELFPYVLRSTGVTLFNIFNGCWGLFASFILPIAMNGIGWKFYIINACYDVIFLPIIMFCWIETKGINLDTISEVLHGRGPEDEESIEESHSLIRQGFVVNTKK encoded by the coding sequence ATGACGGAAAGAAGCATTGGACCTTTAATCCCCAGAAATAAGCACTTATTCTATGGATCCGTATTATTGATGAGTATTGTTCACCCAACTATCATGGGATACGATTCCATGATGGTTGGTAGTATTCTTAATCTAGATGCATATGTAAATTATTTCCACTTAACGGCTGCTACCACTGGACTCAATACTGCTGCAGTATGGCTTGGGCAAGTAATTGCCACATTGACAGTTATTCTGTATTTCAATGACAAATttggtagaagaagttcagTTTGTATAAGTATTGCAATCAGTTTGGTTGGGGTTGCATTGCAATCAGCAGCCCAAAACATTGAGATGTTTATTATCGGAAGAATAGTTATTGGTTTTGGAATATCTATTGGTTTTGTCTCATCTACCATTTTGGTAAGTGAACTAGCCCCTCCAGACAAAAGAGGATTTATTCTTGGATTGAGTTTTACAAGCTTTCTAGTAGGAAGTTTAATTGCAGCAGGTGTCACATatggaacaagaaatgCTCCTGGAGACTGGTGTTGGAGAATCCCATCAATTATTCAAGGGGCTCCAGATATTGTTGCTATTATTAACATACTCTTTATTTCAGAATCACCAAGGTGGTTGATTGCAAAGGAAAGATTCAGCGAAGCTCGTGAAATTATTTCTATCATTAGTGATGTTCCTATTGAAGATGCACAtgaagaatgtgaaaaGATACATGCCCATATTCAAACTGAGAAGACTGCTTTCCCTGGCAATAAGTGGAAACAAATGGTGAGCTCCAAGAGCAATACAAGAAGAGTTATTATCTTGTTCACACAGGCCATAGTTACTGAAATGGCCGGTTCTTCAGTTGGATCGtactatttttcaattatATTAACTCAAGCTGGGGTCAAAGATTCGAATGATAGACTAAGAGTAAATATTGTGATGAGTTCGTGGTCATTGGTAATTGCTCTTTCCGGATGTCTAATGTTTGacagaattggaagaaaaatgCAATCGCTCATTTCGTTATCAGGTATGATCATATGCTTTATAGTTTTAGGTGTTTTGGTTAAAGAATATGGCGATGGTCATAGCAAGAGCGGAAGTTACGCAGCTGTCGCCATGATGTTTTTATTCACAGGATTTTACTCATTCACTTTCACTCCATTGAACTCTTTGTACCCTCCAGAATTGTTCCCCTACGTGTTGAGAAGTACAGGAGTTACACTCTTTAATATTTTCAACGGCTGCTGGGGACTTTTCGCAAGTTTCATTTTACCCATTGCAATGAATGGAATTGGCTGGAAATTTTACATCATTAATGCTTGCTATGACGTCATATTCCTTCCAATAATAATGTTCTGTTGGATTGAGACAAAGGGAATTAATTTGGATACAATTAGTGAAGTATTGCACGGAAGAGGacctgaagatgaagaaagcattgaagaaagtcaCAGCCTAATCAGACAAGGTTTTGTTGTTAATACAAAGAAGTAA
- the PNC1 gene encoding NAD(+) salvage pathway gene (pyrazinamidase Nicotinamidase (Nicotine deamidase) (NAMase)~go_function catalytic activity~go_process metabolism), which produces MSQRKVALAVIDLQEDFLPPHGSLAVAQGRSVIPLINDLVTNRQFKWSAVIATQDWHPSDHTSFASQHGVAPFTELEFKHPLDEKDPVTNEVIIKKQVVWPDHCVQESSGACIDASFLGNFNSISPNIVKTVVKKGYLSDREYYSCFQDTWGLHHTEMEKFLRDNKITDVIFVGLAYDYCVFNSAKDSAADGFNTYVLKKCCKSVYPEKEAETDELYRKANVTIIEDDSYVDLLK; this is translated from the coding sequence ATGTCACAACGCAAAGTTGCCCTAGCAGTCATTGACTTGCAAGAGGATTTCCTTCCTCCACATGGTTCTCTAGCTGTAGCACAAGGAAGATCTGTGATTCCACTCATCAATGACTTAGTGACAAATCGCCAATTTAAATGGTCAGCTGTCATTGCTACTCAAGACTGGCATCCAAGTGATCACACATCGTTTGCCTCCCAACACGGGGTTGCTCCGTTCACAGAATTGGAATTTAAGCATCCTCTAGATGAAAAAGATCCCGTGACCAATGAGGTTATAATTAAGAAACAGGTAGTCTGGCCGGACCATTGTGTTCAAGAGTCAAGCGGTGCATGCATAGACGCTCTGTTTCTCGGCAACTTCAATCTGATAAGTCCCAATATCGTTAAGACAGTTGTGAAGAAAGGCTACTTATCTGACCGAGAATACTACTCCTGTTTCCAAGATACATGGGGTTTGCACCATACCgaaatggagaagtttctCCGGGATAACAAAATTACCGATGTAATATTCGTCGGTTTAGCCTACGACTACTGTGTATTTAACTCCGCCAAGGATAGTGCTGCCGATGGGTTCAATACTTATGTGCTCAAAAAGTGTTGCAAGAGTGTATATCCTGAAAAGGAAGCCGAAACGGACGAGCTAT